The Rhodoligotrophos defluvii DNA window CACCCTGCTGCGCGCGGTCTGCGGCCTTTCCGAGCTCAGCGCCGGCCGCTTGTGGCTGGAGGGTCAGCAGGATGACCTCGCGATCGGCCAGCGGTGCCACCTGGTTGCCCATGCGGATGCCATCAAGCCAGCCTTCTCCGTGGCCGAGAATCTTGCCTTCTGGGCGGCATTCAATGCCGGCGGCGACGTCGCGGCAGCGCTTGCCGCCTTCGATCTCGTGCCGCTTGCCGGCTATTCCGCCGGCCTTCTGTCGGCCGGTCAACGGCGGCGGCTCGCCCTGTCGCGGCTGGTGCTGACCCCAAGACCGATCTGGCTCCTGGACGAGCCGACAGTGGGACTCGATGCAACCTCACTGGCCCTGCTGACGGAACTGATCGCAACCCACCTGCGCGGCGGGGGCATCGCCATCGTCGCGTCGCATACGCCACTGGACGTGAGCTTGCACCATCACCTCGACATGAGCAGGTTCAGCGCCGAGCCATGAGCGTGTTCGCCGCCATTGTCATGCGCGACATTCGCCTTGCCTTGCGCCAGAGCGGCGGGGCGGGCACGGCCATCGGCTTCTTCCTCGCGGTGCTCGTCCTCATGCCGCTGGGCGTCGGACCGGATCTTGCGCTGCTGCAGCGAATCGCGCCTGGCACCTTATGGATCGCATTGCTGCTTTCGGTGCTGCTGTCGGCGGACCGGATCTTTCAGGCGGATTTCGAGGACGGGTCGCTCGAACTCATGAGCCTGGGGCTCATCCCGCTGGAGCTGACCGCTCTGGCCAAGGCGCTGGCGCACTGGCTCACCACGGCCCTGCCCCTGGCCGTCGCGGCGCCGGCTCTGGGCGTACTTCTCAACCTGTCGCCGCAGCTGGTGCTGCCGCTGTGGGCGGCCATGCTCGCCGCCTCGCTCGCACTGAGTCTGCTGGCGAGCGTGGGGGCCGCCCTTACGGTGGGCCTGCGGCGCGGCGGCATAATCATTTCACTTCTGGTGCTGCCGCTCTATATTCCCGTTTTGATTTTCGGCATCTCGGCGAGTCTCGGGATGCCGGCGGACGGCGCCCTCTTCGGCGCGTCCATGCTGATCCTGGTGGCGATAACCCTGGCGTGCGTCGTGCTTTGCCCTGTCGCGGCAGCGGCGGCGCTGCGGGTGCACCTGAAATAGGCGTGAGGCGCGCCTGGGTCGCATTGCGAAGCGGCGCCTTAAAGGCTAGAGCGAGCCCATGCAGCGGTTTGCCAACCCGACCCTGTTCTCGAAGCTCGGCGCAGCGGTGCTCCCGTGGACGGCGGCCGCGGCGGTGCTGCTGCTGGCCATCGGCCTGGTGTGGGGCCTCGTCTTCTCGCCGGCCGACTACCAGCAGGGCGAGACGGTGCGCATCATGTATGTGCACGTGCCGGCGGCGTGGATGGCCATGTTCATCTATACAGCCATGGCGGTGGCAAGCGCGGTGGCCATCATCTGGCGCCACCCGCTGGCGGATGTGGCAGCCAAGTGCTCCGCGCCGATCGGTGCCTGCTTCACCTTCCTGGCGCTGGCCACGGGCGCGCTGTGGGGCAAGCCCATGTGGGGAGCCTGGTGGGTGTGGGACGCGCGGCTTACGTCGGTGTTCGTGCTGTTTCTGCTCTATCTCGGCTATATCGCCATCTGGCAGCTGATCGAGCAGCCGCAGCGGGCGGCCCGCATCGCCGCCATCGTGGCCCTGGTCGGGTTCGTGAACGTGCCGATCGTGAAATTCTCGGTCGATTGGTGGAATTCGTTGCACCAGCCGGCCAGCGTGTTCAAAATGGACGGGCCGGCGATCGATCCGTCGATGCTGTGGCCGTTGCTGGTGATGGGGGCGGCCTATCTGTTTCTGTATGTGACGCTGCTTCTGATCAGTATGCGGACCGAGATCGTGTCCCGGCGTATCCAAAGCTTGGAGCTCGCGGCGGTGCGTGGCCAAGCCCGCGGCAGGGTGGGACCGGCAGCGCAATCGCAGCGCGCCTGACAGCGGCGTGGGCTGGGGAGACCGCGAATGTCGTTCGAGGCACCACATGTAGGCTACGTGATCGCGGCCTATCTCATCAGCGCGGTCGTGCTGATGCTCCTCGTCATCGGTATCGCCTCCGCCTCCCGCCGCAGGCGCCGTGAGCTGGCGCTGCTCGAGGCAAGCAGCGCGCGGCGGACGCAGGCGACCGGCAAAGACTTGGAAGAGATGTAGAGATGGACGGCAACATGCCTGTTTCGGAACTGACGAAGGACGGGAGCGGCGCGCGTTCCGCTTCGGCCTCCAGTCGGCCGCCGCGGCGCGGCGCCATCTGGGCCCTCGTGCCCGCGATCGTCTTCGCGCTGCTCGCCCTGGCCCTGTTCGTCCGGCTGCAAGGGGATGATCCCTCGAAGGTTCCATCGCCGCTGGTGGGACGGCCGGTGCCGGATTTCGCGCTGCCGGGCCTTGCCGGGCTGAAGAGCGAAGGCACACCGGTGCCGGGCTTCGCTGCCAGCGATCTCGCCAAGGGCGAGGTGAGCCTGGTGAACGTGTGGGCGTCGTGGTGCGTGCCGTGCCGGGAGGAGCATCCGCTCCTCATGCAAATCGCCGCCCAG harbors:
- the ccmA gene encoding heme ABC exporter ATP-binding protein CcmA, which encodes MTSLTGDNLACDRGGRRVFSGLSFQVSSGEGLLITGPNGTGKTTLLRAVCGLSELSAGRLWLEGQQDDLAIGQRCHLVAHADAIKPAFSVAENLAFWAAFNAGGDVAAALAAFDLVPLAGYSAGLLSAGQRRRLALSRLVLTPRPIWLLDEPTVGLDATSLALLTELIATHLRGGGIAIVASHTPLDVSLHHHLDMSRFSAEP
- the ccmB gene encoding heme exporter protein CcmB, whose amino-acid sequence is MSVFAAIVMRDIRLALRQSGGAGTAIGFFLAVLVLMPLGVGPDLALLQRIAPGTLWIALLLSVLLSADRIFQADFEDGSLELMSLGLIPLELTALAKALAHWLTTALPLAVAAPALGVLLNLSPQLVLPLWAAMLAASLALSLLASVGAALTVGLRRGGIIISLLVLPLYIPVLIFGISASLGMPADGALFGASMLILVAITLACVVLCPVAAAAALRVHLK
- a CDS encoding heme ABC transporter permease; the protein is MQRFANPTLFSKLGAAVLPWTAAAAVLLLAIGLVWGLVFSPADYQQGETVRIMYVHVPAAWMAMFIYTAMAVASAVAIIWRHPLADVAAKCSAPIGACFTFLALATGALWGKPMWGAWWVWDARLTSVFVLFLLYLGYIAIWQLIEQPQRAARIAAIVALVGFVNVPIVKFSVDWWNSLHQPASVFKMDGPAIDPSMLWPLLVMGAAYLFLYVTLLLISMRTEIVSRRIQSLELAAVRGQARGRVGPAAQSQRA
- the ccmD gene encoding heme exporter protein CcmD, giving the protein MSFEAPHVGYVIAAYLISAVVLMLLVIGIASASRRRRRELALLEASSARRTQATGKDLEEM
- a CDS encoding DsbE family thiol:disulfide interchange protein; the encoded protein is MDGNMPVSELTKDGSGARSASASSRPPRRGAIWALVPAIVFALLALALFVRLQGDDPSKVPSPLVGRPVPDFALPGLAGLKSEGTPVPGFAASDLAKGEVSLVNVWASWCVPCREEHPLLMQIAAQQAVKLYGINYKDEQENARRFLGLLGNPYHAVGVDAQGKTAIELGFYGVPETFVVNGKGVITYKWIGPMTPEVIEKQIIPAITAARKAS